A single Lactuca sativa cultivar Salinas chromosome 8, Lsat_Salinas_v11, whole genome shotgun sequence DNA region contains:
- the LOC111907760 gene encoding disease resistance protein RUN1, giving the protein MASSSSFPSTPAFSSQSWNHDVFLSFRGEDTGRTFVDHLYSALVLQGIDTYKDDETLCQGESIRPSLVKGIEESQITVIVFSENYVDSPGCLDELALIMKCKDMRGQIVMPIFYDVDSSEKRMQKRKYGEAFAKHELENKVGSWRKTLVDASNLSGWEPMNIANGHESKAIKEIVDKISSRLQLVTSNANENLIGTGARVHGLESNLQLGSGAHDRNMGGWGWW; this is encoded by the exons ATGGCATCTTCATCATCTTTTCCCTCCACTCCAGCCTTCTCTTCTCAATCATGGAATCATGATGTTTTCCTTAGTTTCAGAGGAGAAGATACCGGCAGGACTTTTGTTGATCATCTCTACTCGGCTCTTGTCCTACAAGGAATCGACACTTACAAAGATGACGAAACACTTTGTCAGGGTGAATCGATCCGTCCATCCCTTGTGAAGGGTATTGAGGAATCACAAATAACTGTCATCGTATTCTCTGAAAACTATGTAGATTCACCTGGGTGCTTGGATGAACTTGCACTTATTATGAAATGCAAGGACATGAGAGGGCAAATCGTGATGCCCATATTTTATGATGTGGATTCGTCTGAAAAGCGAATGCAAAAACGGAAATATGGAGAAGCATTTGCTAAACATGAGTTGGAGAACAAAGTTGGATCCTGGAGAAAAACACTTGTGGATGCAAGTAACCTTTCTGGATGGGAACCCATGAACATTGCCAACGG GCATGAATCAAAGGCTATCAAAGAAATTGTTGACAAGATTTCATCGAGGTTGCAACTAGTAACTTCAAATGCAAATGAGAACCTGATTGGAACAGGGGCTCGAGTCCATGGTCTTGAATCAAACCTACAACTTGGGTCAGGTGCGCATGATAGGAATATGGGGGGTTGGGGGTGGTGGTAA